In a single window of the Ooceraea biroi isolate clonal line C1 chromosome 8, Obir_v5.4, whole genome shotgun sequence genome:
- the LOC105287446 gene encoding protein ALP1-like, which produces MVSISYQYLLGCTTISNIICDTCEVIWDMLCPIVLPSSVTKEDWLNIAADFENRCNFTHCIGTIDGKHIVIQCPVNAGSTYYNYKHSHSIVLMAVCDANYLFTFVDVGAYGRRSDGGIFKECQFGKKFEQKKMNAPNAEVISENGPILPYCLVGDEAFPLKEYLLRPYPGRGGLTKEKNIFNYRLSRARRTIENTFGILASQWRILRKPIIAKVETVEKIVQAIVCLHNWLRKQDININEYVTTNMVDHLDDNNLIPGIWRTVLESGSAYREIQRAGSYRSTQTSMEIREKFCTYFNNEGSVPWQNNFI; this is translated from the exons ATGGTATCAATATCGTATCAGTACTTATTAGGATGTACGACAATCAGCAATATTATATGCGATACATGCGAAGTAATTTGGGATATGTTGTGTCCAATTGTCCTTCCATCTTCTGTAACGAAAGAAGATTGGTTAAATATTGCAGCCGATTTTGAAAATCGATGCAATTTTACTCATTGTATAGGTACGATCGATGGAAAACATATTGTTATTCAA TGTCCTGTTAATGCTGGCtctacatattataattacaaacacAGCCACAGTATTGTTTTAATGGCAGTAtgtgatgctaactatctatTTACATTTGTTGATGTTGGAGCTTATGGTAGACGCAGCGACGGTGGCATTTTCAAAGAATGCCAGTTTGGTAAAAAATTTGAACAAAAAAAGATGAATGCACCAAATGCAGAGGTTATTTCTGAAAATGGCCCCATATTGCCGTATTGTCTCGTTGGAGATGAAGCATTTcctttaaaagaatatttgctTCGGCCATATCCAGGAAGAGGCGGACTGaccaaagagaaaaatatatttaactatCGACTGAGCCGTGCTAGGCGAactattgaaaatacatttGGTATTCTTGCCAGTCAGTGGCGAATACTGAGGAAGCCAATAATTGCTAAAGTAGAAACAGTAGAGAAAATTGTGCAAGCCATTGTGTGTTTACACAATTGGTTACGAAAACAGGACATAAACATCAATGAATACGTGACTACAAATATGGTCGATCATTTggatgataataatttaatacctGGTATTTGGAGAACAGTTCTTGAAAGCGGTTCTGCCTATCGTGAAATACAACGAGCAGGATCATATAGGAGTACTCAGACAAGCATGGAAATACGAGAAAAgttttgtacatattttaataatgaaggATCTGTACCatggcaaaataattttatctaa